Proteins found in one Aquila chrysaetos chrysaetos chromosome W unlocalized genomic scaffold, bAquChr1.4 W_unloc_2, whole genome shotgun sequence genomic segment:
- the LOC121232925 gene encoding LOW QUALITY PROTEIN: histidine triad nucleotide-binding protein 1-like (The sequence of the model RefSeq protein was modified relative to this genomic sequence to represent the inferred CDS: deleted 1 base in 1 codon), with protein MELQYLEVPLAPEGSGGCHSCKRAQLEDLLGQVTMLQEELDRQRGIREREQGIDAWYPPVSARSTRADPPRGRGQAATTDETANRDAGSAGGDLAAQWAPRRAWPSGGSAGATTGAVVAGEIVGARAARPGGATTVFGKITGKALPANVIYEDEERLAFHDLSPQAPTLFLVTPEEPIIGLSDAEGSGESLLGHFMIVGKKRAAHLGLTNGFRMVVDEGPEGGQSVCHVHLHILGGRQLGWPPG; from the exons ATGGAGCTCCAGTACCTGGAAGTCCCCCTAGCACCCGAAGGCAGCGGTGGATGTCATAGCTGCAAGCGTGCCCAGCTGGAAGATCTCCTTGGACAAGTAACTATGCTACAAGAGGAGCTCGACAGGCAGCGCGGTATCCGGGAACGCGAGCAGGGGATCGACGCGTGGTATC CCCCGGTAAGCGCCAGGTCGACGAGGGCGGACCCGCCAAGGGGGCGGGGACAAGCGGCAACGACAGACGAGACAGCCAATCGAGACGCGGGATCGGCCGGCGGCGATCTGGCGGCCCAATGGGCGCCGCGGAGGGCCTGGCCGAGCGGAGGAAGCGCGGGGGCGACAACGGGCGCTGTCGTGGCTGGCGAGATTGTTGGGGCGCGGGCCGCCCGGCCCGGTGGCGCCACTACTGTCTTCGGAAAGATCACCGGCAAGGCGCTT CCCGCCAACGTCATCTACGAGGACGAGGAG CGCCTCGCGTTCCATGATCTTTCGCCCCAAGCTCCGACGCTTTTCCTAGTCACGCCTGAGGAGCCAATTATCGGGTTATCTGACGCAGAAGGTTCTGGTGAATCT cttcttgGGCATTTCATGATTGTTGGCAAGAAGCGTGCTGCTCACCTGGGCCTGACCAATGGATTCCGGATGGTTGTGGATGAAGGGCCCGAGGGCGGGCAGTCTGTCTGTCACGTACATCTACATATTCTGGGTGGCCGTCAGTTGGGCTGGCCGCCTGGCTAA